The genomic interval AATTTTTGGGCTTGTTTTATTTGTAATTATCTCTCTTTCCATTGTGCTTTTTCTTCCCCAATTTCAAAAAGTATTACCACTTGATTATTTAATAGGAAAACAGGTAAATGATAAGCATTTTACGATATTTCAAAAATTTATAACCTCATTTAAAGTAATTATTGACTATATTATTGTTTTTGTTTTTCCTCTATTTAAAAACATCCATCTATATTATGATTTTGCAATTGAAAAGAATTTGTTTTCTGCAAAGGTTTTATTTCCGCTAATTTTTATTCTTTTATGCTTAGGTTTTGCTGTTTATCAGTATAAAAAAGATAAGTTAATGTCTTTTTCTATTTTTGCTTTTTTCTTCCTTCTCTTTCCTGAGAACTCATTCCTTCCATTAGATATTGCCTATCAACATAGAATGTATTTGCCATCTGTTTTTCTCTCTCTTATTGTTGTTGTTTTATTTTTCAAGTTTCTTAAAAAAGATAGATTTGTTCTTGTTTTAAGTTTCATGTTAATTTTTCTCGCCATTAATCTTGTTGTAAGGGGAGTTGTGTTTTCAATTCCTGAAAAGTTTTACAAAAACGAAATTAACCATGCCCCTGATAATGTAAAGATATACATTAATGCAGCAAAAAACTTAATTGAAGCAGGTGATTTAGAGGATGCATATTTTTACCTTAAAAGAGGGATAAAAAGATTTCCTGACAATGCATTACTGGCTACAAATATGGGTCTTTACTATGCTAAAACAGGAGATTTAAGTAGAGCAATTTACTGGTATAAAAGGGCAGAAAGAAAGGATAATCCGTTTCTAAAAGAAGTTCACTGGAGTCTTGCTATCCTATTTTTGGAGAAGCACGATTTTAATAATGCTAAAAAATACATTAATATTTTGAAAAAGGAAAATTTTGCAAAGGAAAAGATAGAATTTTTAGAAAATAAAGTTATAGAATTTTATTCTGCAGAAGCAACATCTGAGTAAAGCAAGTTTCCTTTATCATCGTACGCCTTTATTGTTATTGATTTTCTTTTATTTGATGCTCTTAAATAGATAATTCCAGCCTTAAAAACATTTTTCTTACCCCATGGATTGTTTAACTTAAATTTGTACCAATTCCTTTTCACATGGTTTGCTACCCTGCTTGCGTTTGCCCTCCTTGGGAAAGGAACCCTGTCCCTTCTATCTATTTTTCCATCACCATTCCAGTCAATGGTTTTTGCAACCATTGAGGGGCTGGGAGCATAAACAGCTTCAAGCATATTTTCAAGCTCTAATTTTAATGCCTTAGCCTGGGCTACCACATTTGCCCTTTTTGCCCTCTCCTGCACTCCTAAATATGCTGGAATTGCTATGGCGGCTAAAATTAAAATTACAGCAACAACAATCAAAAGTTCTATTAAGGTAAATCCTTTTCTCATTGTCACCTCTTTAATATGCCATAGCAGTTGCTGAGTATAGTAATATTCCTTCTTTTGAATATCCTTTAATTCTTATTTTTCTTGTTCCAGGTATAAGTTTAATAAGCCCAGCATCAAAAGCATTCCCGCTTCCATAGGGATTTTTAGGTTTAAACTGATAAGATGAAGAAGTTACTAAATTTATAATATCCTGGCTGGAAGTTCCAGATGGTGTTGTGTCATTATTATCTATTCTACCATCGCCATTCCAGTCTACTGTTCCTCTTACAAGTGGTGGAGATGGGGCATATACAGCTTTAAGCATGCTATCAAGTTCAGTACGCAATGCTTTGCAATCTTCGGTGATGGCAGCCCTCTGGCTTCTTGTTTGTACCCCAAGGTATCCGGGGATTACTATTATAGACAGAATTCCTATTATTGCTACTACAATTAATAATTCAATAAGGGTAAATCCTCTTTTCATTACACCCCCTTTCGCAATGTTGAAAAAAAAAGCCCCGAGTTACTCGGGGCTTTCTGGTTAAACTAAATAATTATTCAGCAGTAGCAACCTCTGAGTAGAGGAGGTTACCCTCTTCATCAAAAGCCTTAATGTTAATTGTTTTGTTATTCGGCCCCGCTGTTAGTGTGATTCTTCCTGCAGTGAAAGCATCCTGAGGACCAAATGGATCTTTTGGTCTGTTTAGATATGAATCAGATTCAATCCAGGAAATAAGAGCATCTGCTGTTGTTCCAGGTGTACTATCAGAAGCATCAATCTGTCCATCACCGTTCCAGTCAACAGTTCCCTGAACCATTGCAGGTGATGGAGCATAAATTGCTTTTAACATCTGATCTAACTCTGTTTTCAATGCTTTTGCAGAGTCAACTACGGCTGCTCTTTTAGCCCTTTTCTGAACACCTAAGTATCCAGGGATAGCGATTGCAGCAAGAATACCGATAATTGCAACAACGATTAACAATTCAATAAGTGTAAAACCTTTTTTATTCATATTTGCCTCCTAAAAAATTTATGGCAACAATCATATTGCAATTTATATGCCAAAAGCAATCCAAATTATTTTAGGAAATTTAGGTGAAAATTTTTCAAAGTGACAAATATTGGGATAGGATATGTGACAAATTTTGTCACTTTGTTTGTAGATTTGCAATTTATAGGTTTTGGATTATAATCTATTTAAAATAGTAGTGAGAGGTGATTTATGAAAAGAAAAGGTTTTACACTTGTAGAATTATTGGTAGTTGTGGCAGTCATTGGTATTTTGGCTGCAATTGCTATTCCTGCTTACATGGGGGTTCAAACAAGAACAAGGAGAGAGGCAGCTGTAACTGATTTGCAAAATTTGGCTTCGGCAATGGAGTTATACTATCAGGAGCATAACAGGTATGCTCCGTCAGACGGCACAATTACAGACTTGGAGGAGATAAAAGATTTGTACAGGGCTTTCAGACCTGGCACCAACCGTTTTACCTATACTGTAACAGTTTCAAATGGAGGCCAGGATTATTTAATCGAGGTTGCGGGAGATTTTGGCCAATATTCGAAGGTCACAATGGATCAGAATGGAACAGTGCAATGGCATGAATAATTAGAACTTTTCCATTGAGTGTTTTACTCTTTCTTTGAAAATCCTTTTTAATTGAATATAACATGAGGGGCAGGAGGTAATAATTTCAAAATCCTGTTCCTTTTCTCTTTTTCTTGAAAGAATTTTTTTTGAAATTAGGGGATGGCTTATCCAGAATGTTCCAGCACTTCCACAACATTTTTCTTCGTGCTCCCAATCTTCAATTTCAATGATTTTTAACAATTCGGATTTTTCGTTAAAGTCTTTTAAATGCTTTAAGTGACAGGGCAGATGGTAGTAAGTTTTGATATTGTTTTCTTTTTTATTTTTATAAAGTTTGGAAACTTCCACACTCATTAACTTAATTTTCTCCCCAAACCTTTCTTTTAAAAAAGAAAAACCGGATGAGCAGGGTATATACACTGTTTCATAGTTTTTGAAAATCTCTCCAAGGCTTTTAACCCTTCTTTCTGATTCATCTAATAGGCCTTTGTAAAAGTGAGGCATTCCGCAACAACCCTGTTCAACAATGTCAGCATTCAGAATTTTTGCATAAGATTTAATTTTTTTGTTTACCTTTTTAAACATCGGTGTTCTAAAAGCGCATCCGACAAAAATAAGGTTTTTGTTTTTCTTTTCACTTTCGTTTTTGCTTTCTTTCATCATTTTGAGAGGAATTTTCAAATAAACTGGTAAATTGTAATTTGATGAAAGTTTTGCAACTAATTTTGATATTGGTATTTCCATTGGGCATTCAGGCTCACATGAACCACATCTTAGACAAAATTCAGCAATTTTCCCTGCATCCTTTTTGTTTCCTGTAAATGCAGTGAGGAGGCTTCCTATCCCGCCGTGATATACCTTCCCGAATTTATGCCCCCCTATCTCTTTGTAAACAGGGCATATGTTTAAACAGGACGCGCACCTTATACACCTCGCAGCATCTTTAAATTCTGAGTTTAAAAGTGCTTTCCTTCCATTATCTAACACTATTAAAAAAATTTCCTGGTGGGGGAGTGGTTTTTTTATAAAGTCAATGTAGCTTGTATAATACTGGCCTGTTGCACTTGAAGTTAATAATTTCTGAATATTTTCCATATTTTCAGCATTGTCGTAAATCCTGTCGTAACCTGTTACCACAAAAATTTTTTCAGGAAGCCTTGCGCTTAATGATATGTTTCCCTCATTGCTTACTGCAATAATGGTTGAGGGATTAGCAATTACAAAGTTTGCCCCTATTATCCCTGTTGTTGCTTTTAAAAACTTTTCTCTTAAATGTTTTCTAACAAAGTCTGTTAATTCCTGAATATTTGAAGAGAGTTTTGTTTTAAATTTTTTATTTATCATTTTTCTTACATCTTCAGCAGATAGGTGAAGGGCAGGGGCTGTGAAGTGAGAGGGTAATTCATTTCTCTGCTGAATAATCCATTCTCCAAGGTCTGTTTCAATTACTTCATGCCCTATTTTTTCTAAAAATTGCCTTAACTGAATCTCTTCGGTTGTAAGGGATTTTCCCTTTACAATTAATTCATTTTCTTTAAGCTTTGATTTAATAAAATCCCTTGCTTCTTTTCCATTTTCAGCAAAAAACACCTCTATTCCATTTTTTTCAAAGTTTTTCTTTGCTTCAAGCCAGAGTTTATCTGCATTTCCAAGGCTTTTTTTTCTTTTTTCAACTGCAAGGGGGATTAAATCATTCAATTTTTTTTCATTAAAAAGCTTATGCTTTTTTTCAACCGTGTGATTTGTAGCTCTGTAAACATTTTCATTAAACAGGTTGAATAACCACAAAGTGACACTCCTTTGCTCCATGAACACCTGAAATTAGTTTTTTTTCAATATCTGCAGTTTTGCTTTCCGCACTTACAAATACTGCTTGAGAGAAATCAAATTCATTGATTGCTTTCTCATATCCATCCGCTATGTTTTCCCCGTAAATAATTACGGTATTGTGGAGGAGTATTTTTTCAGCATCCTCTTTGTTTTCAATCCTTACAAATGCCCCTTCGTTTTTAACAATTAAGTCAGCTTCAATCAATGAACAGTCTTCAAATTTTTGTTTAATTTCACTTATTTTATTTTCAAATTCATCACTTTTTGTAAAGTGCCAGTAGGTTGCCATCAGTCTTTCCCCGGTAATTTAGGTTTGTTAAAAAACCATAGCATTCTAATCCATTGAAATCTTTTTATTTTTTTCTTTTCCTCTTCTGTAAGTTTTGATGGGCAAATAAACTGCTTCCACTTTAGAATACTGCTTGTGTCTGCAAGTTTTAGAATAGGTTTTACAAGGTTAAAAAGACTAAAGCGGGTAAGCTTTACCATTGAAACAAGGTCTATGAGGTAAACCTTTTTATCTTTAATTATAATATTTCCCCTTTTTCTCAAATCAAGGTGGTATATGTTTTCTGAATGGAGTTTTTTTTACGCACTTTTTTAGCTCCTCAACTGCAAAACAGTACTCCTCTTTTTTTTCAACTTCCCCGAATGTTTTCCCGTTAATAAATTCAATTGCAAGGGAGTGTTCATCAGGCATGCCGTATGTTTCAGGGAAAAAATCAAATAGTTTGTTTACGAGTAAATAGTTTTTATACTCCCTCTTTGCCATCCTTTTGCCGTATCTCTTGATTAATGGAGTTTTGTTTTTATAATCCTTAATTACAATTTGTTTTCCGTTTATTTTTACAATGTAAACGTCAGCCTGCTTTTTTTTACCTTTTAACAGGTATGTTTTTTCAAGTCTATCTATAACTTCTCTATTTAACTCCATTAAAGCCTCTTGAAAATCTCAAGTAAATTCTCTAATTCCTGTTTGATTTCTTTCAACTCATTTTTAAAATTAATGTGTGATTTAATTTCGTTTTTGTGCTCTTTCATGTCTCTTTTAATTCCCTCAATTGTTAGTCCGCTATCCCTTTTTTGTTTTATTACTTTAAGCAACTCAATCTCTTTATCTGAGTAAACCCTTTGTCCTTTGTTGTTTTTAACAGGTTTTAATTGAGGAAACTCCTTTTCCCAGAACCTGATTGTTGATGCAGGCTCTCCTATTATTTTTGAAACTTCCCCTATTTTGTAAAACCTTTTTGCTGGAATTAAGAATTTTGCCATACACTCCTCAAGTATTAATTTTAATATAATCTATAATTTTTTGATAGAAAAAAGGAAAACTATTATCTCCATTTTGATAAAATGGCAAAAGGAGAATTTTTATGCCAGACTGGGAAATTAATTATAGTAAAAAAGAGACTGGAGTAAAAAGGGTATTTAAAAATATGTTTTCCCTCTTTTTTTTGAGGGGGAGTTTGCACTTTCTTCATTTTATAACCTACCCATTTTTAATGAGGATGTTAGGAGTAGAGAGGTTTGGCCTTGTTGTTTTTGGCCAGTCAATAATAATGTTTTTTTCAATAATCACAGATTTCGGGTTTAATTTAAGTGCAGTTAAAGAGGTTTCTATTAAAAGGGAAGACAGTAAAGAGGTAAATGAAATATTTGTTTCTGTTTTCTGGGTAAAATTATTACTTGCATTATTTTCTCTTTTCTTTTTACTATTGCTTGTAAACTATTTCCCTAAATTTAAGACAGAAAAACTGTTTTTTCTATTAATGTACGGTTATCTTGTTGGATATGTCCTATTTCCAATATGGTTCTTTCAAGGTATGGAAGATATGAAATACATAACCTATTTCAACCTTTTAGGAAGGGTTGTTTACACAGTTTTATTATTTGTGTTTGTTAGAAAGCCTGAGCATTATATTTTAGTGCCACTTTTTTTGTCCTTTTCTATGATTTTAACAGGGGTTTCCTCTTTTATGCTGGCTTTAAAAAAGTATAGGCTAAAACTTTATTTTCCTCGTTTTTCTGTACTTGTAAATAACTGGAAAAAGAGTTTTCATTTCTTTCTTTCCAACCTGTTTATCTCAATGCTTAATTACAGCAATGTTATATTTTTAGGGTTATTTTTAGGGAATGAGGCTGCAGGTTTGTACTCAATGGCTGAAAAGATTTATCAGGCATTAAGTTCTCTCTATGTGCCACTTAACGATGCCCTGTATCCATATATGGCAAAATTCAAAAACTTCTCTTTCTTTAAAAAAGTTTTTAATTTTTCCTTTTTGTTGAACCTAATTTTTCTTTTTATAGTGGCTGTTTTTTCAAGGGAGATAATATTGATTATGTATGGAAAAGCATATGTTGAGTCAATAGCCGTATTAAGGATATTATCTTTAAGTGGAGCAATATGGCTGCCTTCATTATTGATAGGTTACCCCTTGCTGGGGGTAACAGGGAAAGAGAAACTTGTAAATAATTCAATAATTTTTGCATCAATTATACATATAGCATTGCTTTTAACAATCTCTAATTTTGCTACAGTAACCCTTGTAGCAATGCTTTTTGTTTTTACCCAGATTGTTATCCTCTCAATTAGGCTTTACGGGTTACATCAAATCAGGGATAGTTTAAGTTGAAACACTGGGATTTTGCTGTAAAATCTATTAAGAGGTGGATATGGAGAGGTTGAAAGCAACTGAAAGTAGAGAAAAAAAGATTGTGAAAATAAAAAATACAAAGGTTGGTGGCGGGTATTTCCTCTTTTGTGCAGGCCCCTGTGCAGTTGAATCAAGAGAATTGATGAAGGAAATAGCCTCGTATTTAAAAAGCACGCCTGTTAATTTGATTAGAGGGGGTGCCTTTAAACCGAGGACTTCCCCTTACTCTTTTCAGGGATTGGGAGAAGAAGGGTTGAAGATACTAAAAGAGGTAAGCGAGGAATTGAATATCCCCTTTGTTACAGAGGTAACTGACACAAAGTATGTTGAAATAGTTGCAAAGTATGCTGATTGCTTTCAAATAGGCTCAAGGAATATGAGTTCTTTTGAACTTCTTAAAGAGGTGGGTAAAACAGGAAAGCCAGTGCTTCTTAAAAGAGGAATGTCAGCAACTGTGGATGAATTTTTAAATGCAGCGGAGTATATTTTAAATGAAGGAAATGACAACATTATCCTATGTGAAAGAGGGATTCGTTCGTTTGACTCTAACTTCAGGAATATACTTGACTTAAATGCTGTTGCCTATTTAAAGCAAAAGACATTTCTACCTGTTATAGTTGACCCAAGCCACGGTACAGGAAGGAGAGAGATTGTTGAAAAACTCTCTCTTGCAGCAATGGCAGCAGGTGCTGATGGATTGATTGTTGAAACACATCCATACCCAGAGGAAGCCCTGTCAGATGGTTTTCAGTCCTTAAATAGAAAGGAGTTTTTGTCTCTATCAGAAAAGGTTAAAAAGTTTGCCTCTATTTTCAACTATGAAATCCAATCTTAAAATAGAAAAAATAAGGCAAAAACTTTTTAAATATTATGGCTCACTTAACTGGTGGCCTGCTGAAACCCCTTTTGAAGTTTGTGTTGGAGCAATTTTAACCCAGAATACTGCCTGGAAAAATGTTGAGAAGGCAATTGAAAATTTAAAAAGAGAAAATCTTTTATCCTGTAAGGCATTGACTGAGGCTGAATTGCCTTTAATTGCCAGATTGATAAAACCTTCAGGCTACTTTAACCAGAAGGCAAAGAAATTGAAAGAATTTTGCTCATTTTTAAGTGAAAATTACAATTGTTCCCTTGGTGAGTTTTTCAATTCAGGTTCAGTTGAAGAATTAAGGGGAAAATTGCTTTCAATCTGGGGGATAGGGAAAGAGACGGCAGATTCAATTCTACTTTACGCAGGCAACAAGCCTATTTTTGTTGTTGATGCCTATACAAAGAGGATACTTTCCCGACATGGAATTTGTGAGGAAAATATAGATTACGAAAAATTAAGAATGTTAATTGAAAACTCAATTAAAAAGAGTGTGGAATACTACAACGAATTTCACGCAGCTTTAGTTTACATAGGTAAGGATTTTTGCAGTAAAAAAAAGCCTTTATGTGATAGATGCCCCCTTAAAGGTTTATAATTTTTGTTTTTTTTTGCCTTGTATTCTGTCATAATTATAGGGATAACAATGTTAGGAGTGTTTTATGAAAAAGATTTTGCCTGCAATAATACTGGTTTTTATTTTTTTGTTTTTAACAGCCTGTAATAAGGAAAAGAAATACTACGAAGGAAGTGGTAAGGTAATAGCCAACATTAATGGTTATAAATTAACTGAAGATAAGCTTGACCTTCTTTACAAAACCCTGCCGGAAAATATTAAACAGCAGTACAGGGGAGAAGAGGGAAAGAAAAAACTGATAGAGCAGTTAACTGTTCAGAAACTTCTTGTTCAGGAAGCTAAAAGGTTAAATCTGGATAAAAATCCAGAATTCCTGGTTAAAAGGGAGATGGACGAAGATTCACTTATTATGGAACAGTATTACAAATACCTTTTTGATAATTATAAGCCAGATGAAAAGGCATTAAAGGATTTTTACAACTCTCATCCAGAGATTTTTGCGCCTCAAGAAGAGTTTGAAGCGTACCACATACTTATCACCCCTCAGAAAGACCAGAAGGTTTTCAATACAAAGAAGTCAGATGCTAAAAATGAAAAAGAGGCACAGAAAAAAATAAAAATGATTCAAAGGTTGCTTAAAAAAGGTGTCCCCTTTGAAAAGGTTGCAAAAGAGTATTCAGAAGGGCCATCTGCACCAAGAGGTGGATACTTAGGCAAGTTTAATTTAGGCAGAATGATTCCAGAGTTTGAAAATGCTTTAAAGAAAATGAAGCCAGGTGAAATAAGCGAGCCTGTTAAAACAAGGTTTGGTTATCATATTATTTATCTAAAAAACAGGACAAAACCTGCGCCTAAGCCATTTGAACAGTTAAGTGAAAAGGAAAAGAACCAGGTTATGCAGCAGTTTTTCAGAAATCTACTTGAAAATAAAATAAAGGAGTTAAAAGCTCAGGCTCAAATTGTAGTACAAAAGTAATCTATGAAAAGGTTTTTAGTTGGATTAACTTTGACAATTTTAATAATTTCAGGGGTTTCCTGTGGGAAGAAAAGCAGGAAGCCCCCTGTCCCTGAAAATGTAATAGCCACAATTGACAAATACTATGTTTTCAGGGATGAGTTTCTATTGTATTTAAACCTGAATTATAAACCAATCCTTGAAAAGAAAGACAGCTTTATACTTTCAAGGATACTTGATGATTATCTTAAAAGAAGAATGATTTATCTTTATTTAAAAGAAAAAAACATGCTTCCTTCAAATGATGCAATTGTTGAGTATATGAAATTTCACGGTTTTGACAGGATTTATAAAAAACTTGATTTAAAGAATAAAAGGTACTTTGTTTTTTTTATGATTTTAAATTTAAACGAAGAGATAATGAAAAATCATATTCTTAAAGATTATGTTCATGTTGACGAAAAAGAAATCAAAGATTATTACGAAAATAGAACAGAAGAATTTATAAAAAAGAAAACATACTGTTTTACAAGGTTTCACAGTTCATACAAAGATTTAATGGTGGAAGCAAGAAGGTGGATAGTAAGAAAACACAGGGATGAAACCTTTATCAGATTAAGATACAGGGATATAGAGGTTGAAGAAAATTGCTTCGAAGAAGACAATATACCGGAAGATTTTTTAAAAATTTTGAAAAAAATGAGACCTAACAGGGTGTCAAAGGTTATAAAGTTGAAAATTGGAGAAAAGGAAGATTACAATATTTTATGGCTTAAAAAGGTAATACCTGCAAGAAAACTAAAGTTTGAAGAGGTAAAAGATATGATTTACAATAAAATTGCTATGGAAAAATACTCAAAGAAGGAAGAGGAAATCTATTCTGAGATTAACAAAAAATTTAAAGTGATTGTTTATCCAGAAAATATTCTTGTTTTTAAATACAACGGGGTTTTCCCCGTATTCAATTCGGAGGGAAAATGAAAAAAATAGCCTTACTTTT from Thermotomaculum hydrothermale carries:
- a CDS encoding peptidylprolyl isomerase → MKKILPAIILVFIFLFLTACNKEKKYYEGSGKVIANINGYKLTEDKLDLLYKTLPENIKQQYRGEEGKKKLIEQLTVQKLLVQEAKRLNLDKNPEFLVKREMDEDSLIMEQYYKYLFDNYKPDEKALKDFYNSHPEIFAPQEEFEAYHILITPQKDQKVFNTKKSDAKNEKEAQKKIKMIQRLLKKGVPFEKVAKEYSEGPSAPRGGYLGKFNLGRMIPEFENALKKMKPGEISEPVKTRFGYHIIYLKNRTKPAPKPFEQLSEKEKNQVMQQFFRNLLENKIKELKAQAQIVVQK
- a CDS encoding type II secretion system protein, giving the protein MKRGFTLIELLIVVAIIGILSIIVIPGYLGVQTRSQRAAITEDCKALRTELDSMLKAVYAPSPPLVRGTVDWNGDGRIDNNDTTPSGTSSQDIINLVTSSSYQFKPKNPYGSGNAFDAGLIKLIPGTRKIRIKGYSKEGILLYSATAMAY
- a CDS encoding peptidylprolyl isomerase is translated as MKRFLVGLTLTILIISGVSCGKKSRKPPVPENVIATIDKYYVFRDEFLLYLNLNYKPILEKKDSFILSRILDDYLKRRMIYLYLKEKNMLPSNDAIVEYMKFHGFDRIYKKLDLKNKRYFVFFMILNLNEEIMKNHILKDYVHVDEKEIKDYYENRTEEFIKKKTYCFTRFHSSYKDLMVEARRWIVRKHRDETFIRLRYRDIEVEENCFEEDNIPEDFLKILKKMRPNRVSKVIKLKIGEKEDYNILWLKKVIPARKLKFEEVKDMIYNKIAMEKYSKKEEEIYSEINKKFKVIVYPENILVFKYNGVFPVFNSEGK
- a CDS encoding type IV pilin protein, which produces MKRKGFTLVELLVVVAVIGILAAIAIPAYMGVQTRTRREAAVTDLQNLASAMELYYQEHNRYAPSDGTITDLEEIKDLYRAFRPGTNRFTYTVTVSNGGQDYLIEVAGDFGQYSKVTMDQNGTVQWHE
- a CDS encoding type IV pilin protein, yielding MNKKGFTLIELLIVVAIIGILAAIAIPGYLGVQKRAKRAAVVDSAKALKTELDQMLKAIYAPSPAMVQGTVDWNGDGQIDASDSTPGTTADALISWIESDSYLNRPKDPFGPQDAFTAGRITLTAGPNNKTINIKAFDEEGNLLYSEVATAE
- a CDS encoding oligosaccharide flippase family protein, whose product is MPDWEINYSKKETGVKRVFKNMFSLFFLRGSLHFLHFITYPFLMRMLGVERFGLVVFGQSIIMFFSIITDFGFNLSAVKEVSIKREDSKEVNEIFVSVFWVKLLLALFSLFFLLLLVNYFPKFKTEKLFFLLMYGYLVGYVLFPIWFFQGMEDMKYITYFNLLGRVVYTVLLFVFVRKPEHYILVPLFLSFSMILTGVSSFMLALKKYRLKLYFPRFSVLVNNWKKSFHFFLSNLFISMLNYSNVIFLGLFLGNEAAGLYSMAEKIYQALSSLYVPLNDALYPYMAKFKNFSFFKKVFNFSFLLNLIFLFIVAVFSREIILIMYGKAYVESIAVLRILSLSGAIWLPSLLIGYPLLGVTGKEKLVNNSIIFASIIHIALLLTISNFATVTLVAMLFVFTQIVILSIRLYGLHQIRDSLS
- a CDS encoding MerR family transcriptional regulator; the protein is MAKFLIPAKRFYKIGEVSKIIGEPASTIRFWEKEFPQLKPVKNNKGQRVYSDKEIELLKVIKQKRDSGLTIEGIKRDMKEHKNEIKSHINFKNELKEIKQELENLLEIFKRL
- a CDS encoding tetratricopeptide repeat protein — protein: MEKLYQNRRIIFVLSAILIFVCYLSFLFAPFYFDDFYNIVHNPYLNSPISSLKCNLGGSRPLAYLWFYMDKTIFGLNPFYFRMENIIGHLLNFILVFNVIKKLTSKYGDKDSFLISFFTALLWGLHPINSQSVAYIVQRMNEVAVFFTLAGFLFYLDFVNNRKIRDLFFVVICLILGLGFKETAILLIPLCLLHYFLFVDKKKAIFGLVLFVIISLSIVLFLPQFQKVLPLDYLIGKQVNDKHFTIFQKFITSFKVIIDYIIVFVFPLFKNIHLYYDFAIEKNLFSAKVLFPLIFILLCLGFAVYQYKKDKLMSFSIFAFFFLLFPENSFLPLDIAYQHRMYLPSVFLSLIVVVLFFKFLKKDRFVLVLSFMLIFLAINLVVRGVVFSIPEKFYKNEINHAPDNVKIYINAAKNLIEAGDLEDAYFYLKRGIKRFPDNALLATNMGLYYAKTGDLSRAIYWYKRAERKDNPFLKEVHWSLAILFLEKHDFNNAKKYINILKKENFAKEKIEFLENKVIEFYSAEATSE
- a CDS encoding prepilin-type N-terminal cleavage/methylation domain-containing protein, which translates into the protein MRKGFTLIELLIVVAVILILAAIAIPAYLGVQERAKRANVVAQAKALKLELENMLEAVYAPSPSMVAKTIDWNGDGKIDRRDRVPFPRRANASRVANHVKRNWYKFKLNNPWGKKNVFKAGIIYLRASNKRKSITIKAYDDKGNLLYSDVASAE
- a CDS encoding endonuclease III domain-containing protein, which encodes MKSNLKIEKIRQKLFKYYGSLNWWPAETPFEVCVGAILTQNTAWKNVEKAIENLKRENLLSCKALTEAELPLIARLIKPSGYFNQKAKKLKEFCSFLSENYNCSLGEFFNSGSVEELRGKLLSIWGIGKETADSILLYAGNKPIFVVDAYTKRILSRHGICEENIDYEKLRMLIENSIKKSVEYYNEFHAALVYIGKDFCSKKKPLCDRCPLKGL
- a CDS encoding LUD domain-containing protein produces the protein MWLFNLFNENVYRATNHTVEKKHKLFNEKKLNDLIPLAVEKRKKSLGNADKLWLEAKKNFEKNGIEVFFAENGKEARDFIKSKLKENELIVKGKSLTTEEIQLRQFLEKIGHEVIETDLGEWIIQQRNELPSHFTAPALHLSAEDVRKMINKKFKTKLSSNIQELTDFVRKHLREKFLKATTGIIGANFVIANPSTIIAVSNEGNISLSARLPEKIFVVTGYDRIYDNAENMENIQKLLTSSATGQYYTSYIDFIKKPLPHQEIFLIVLDNGRKALLNSEFKDAARCIRCASCLNICPVYKEIGGHKFGKVYHGGIGSLLTAFTGNKKDAGKIAEFCLRCGSCEPECPMEIPISKLVAKLSSNYNLPVYLKIPLKMMKESKNESEKKNKNLIFVGCAFRTPMFKKVNKKIKSYAKILNADIVEQGCCGMPHFYKGLLDESERRVKSLGEIFKNYETVYIPCSSGFSFLKERFGEKIKLMSVEVSKLYKNKKENNIKTYYHLPCHLKHLKDFNEKSELLKIIEIEDWEHEEKCCGSAGTFWISHPLISKKILSRKREKEQDFEIITSCPSCYIQLKRIFKERVKHSMEKF
- the aroF gene encoding 3-deoxy-7-phosphoheptulonate synthase translates to MERLKATESREKKIVKIKNTKVGGGYFLFCAGPCAVESRELMKEIASYLKSTPVNLIRGGAFKPRTSPYSFQGLGEEGLKILKEVSEELNIPFVTEVTDTKYVEIVAKYADCFQIGSRNMSSFELLKEVGKTGKPVLLKRGMSATVDEFLNAAEYILNEGNDNIILCERGIRSFDSNFRNILDLNAVAYLKQKTFLPVIVDPSHGTGRREIVEKLSLAAMAAGADGLIVETHPYPEEALSDGFQSLNRKEFLSLSEKVKKFASIFNYEIQS